The genomic window AGCAGAGCCTGGACACAGGTGCCCACGGTaaggacacagccctgccctcaggttCTCCTGCACACAAGTGGGTAGGAGACTGGGCTGTGGGGACTGCCCCACCTCAGGTGGTGCTGCAGGGTGAGTGGGAGGCTGGGACTGTGGCCATGCCAGTAAGGAGGGACTCAGCTCCCTCGGGGCCAGGCCTAAGCAGAAGAGCTCAGCCTTCAAGAGACTCTGGAACCTTAGCTAAACTATGCCCATTTTTCAAATGCATGTCTATTCAATGTACTCTTTGAGCTTAGCCGGTACAAAGTTGCTTTAAACTTGAAATGGAAATTCTCATTCTATTTACTTAGCACCTCCATGCACCAGCCCACAATTCTAGGTCTGTGGCTTCGtggagtttacttttttttttaattcgaattccagtatagttagcacACAGTGTTagattattttcaggtgtacgatatagtgattccacacttccatgcagcagccagtgctcatcacaagtgcacatggagtttacaatttcttttaaataattaatttatttattttgagagagagagagaaagagtggcagagagacagggagagagaggatcccaagcaggctccctgtcgaacccacaaactgtaagatcatgatctgagctgaaatcaagagttggacacttaaccgactgagatacccagaAGCCCCAGAgtttacattttcataaatgtttctttctgcCTGTGGCCCAGAGCCGTGGTGCCATATGTGTGTAGTCTCTGCCAGTGGCCACTTTCAGATGGGGTCAGCACTTACCCGCAGACTTGCAGCTTCTGTGGTCCTCACGGTCTTGGACACGGCCCGGAGGAGCTGTTGAGCATTTTCCAGCAGGAGCTCTTCAGAGGACCTGCTTCTTGCCAGAGAGGCCTTTACACTTGAGAGTTTACAGGAAGAAAGCAGACAATGTTACACCAGGGAAGAGATGCCGTCTCAAATAAATACTGGAAGGTTCTACAATGTGAGACTCCTCCAGAACGCTGGGATGCATTTACAGTGActactctgggggaaaaaaaaatgttccgaaggcaaatgtaacatttttaaaataaaatttatgttttagtaCTAAGAAAGTATGAATTGGACAGTATCTACAAATTAACAAgaagtatgtttttaaagaaaataactgaaGAGACGTGGCAGAACAAATGCCAACATCCGTGTATGAGAAAGGCAACAAGAAATTTTGCATACAATTGTACTCAGGACTTAATAGTTctcagggtgccagggtggctcagttggttaagtgtccgacttcagctcaggtcatggtctcatggttggttcctgagtttgagccccacatcaggctctgtgctgacagctgggagcctggagactccttcagattctgtgtctccctctttctctgcccctcccctgctcatgctctgtctctgtctctgtctctctaaataagtaaacattaaaaattaaaaaaaaaaaaaaaaaaaaaaaaaaagaaaccattctaCTCAAAGATCAGACCGGTACCTCCTAATTAAATTATACACCTCAATGATATTTGTTTTATAGTGAATGTAACTGGATTTAGTTATACAAGTTGTTTCCTACAAAGGTAAATAAAGATGTTGTGAAATTCACCTCCTTTAAAGGATTGAGAGCTTGATAAATATACCTGTATTaatcatgtctttttattttctgtatttctgatgcGTTGACATTTTAGGACCTTACTGACATTGGAAAGACCACCCCTGTGGCGTTAGCCGCTTCTTAGAGAGTCAGTAAACGACTCCTGGCACTTATACCTACAAACTAGCCAGTGCAAAGTCCTGTCTTGAATACCTCCTTTGTGGAGCTCTTACCCTTGGGGCCATAGCCCTGCCCCAGGGCTAGGTACCAGACAACTAGAGATAATCTCCATACTCCAGGGCTCATTGAAAATATTCAATCCAGTCTATCGGAAATCTGTTTGCCTGCTTCCCCTGCCATGCCCATTCTTTCCCACGAAAACTCCAGTAAAGGCTCTCGTCAGGTTTCCCCTTTGCTCCCTCTGCTTTTTGACCAACTCTGGCACTTTCCTGTGTGGTCCTGTATGGCATGCTATGCCTCCTGTTCCTGGGAATCTTCTTCCTCTAAGAAAGTCCTTTCCACATTTGCAGGTGTTACCATACCTGATTGAAACAAATCCCAGGTACCCTTATAACATGACCCATAACTGAAATGCTAACATTAACTGCAGTTCCTGTGTCCTAAGCAGTAAAGTTTGAGTAGCTATCCTTGAGATGATTATATACCTGAAATATTATTTCCTAGAGAAGAGtagccacattttatttttatataattatttaaaaaatttatatacccTGGTCTTAGCAATGTTATCTTTATGCCTCACAGTGACTGATAATAGTTTTAGCTATCAAGCTTTCCCATAATATAAGAATATTACAAATACAGgaggtacctggatggctcagtcaattgagcatctgactcttggttttgatgatctcatggttcgggggtTTGAGTGTCaggcccagtgtcaggctctgggttgacagcatggaacctgcttgggattttctccctccctccctctctctctctctgccctcttccccccaaaataaataaataaacttaaaaaaagaataatggggcacctgggtggctcagtcggttaagtgtccgacttcagctcaggttatgatctcatggctcgtgagttcgagtcccatatcaggctctgtgctgacagctcagagcatggagcctgcttcagattctctctctctctctctctctctctctctgcccatcccccactcacactctgtctctcactatctcccaaaaatgaataaatgttaaaaaataaaaaattaaaaaaaagaatattatgaatacAAGTTTGTTACTGACAAATGTGCCAATGCAGGTATCAGGAGACTCAGGGTGAAATGAAACCATTCCATGCTGCCATTATGATGTTCTATATTACCAACACAAAAGCTGTTATAAGGAGACAATTAATAAAAACTGCTCAACTCCAAAGTCTGAGCACATTAAGTGAATAAATCTTAATGTAAGCCGTGTACTGGTATAGTTTTTCTTAGGCCGATTACATTCATGGTGCTTTCACTTtgtaattaatgtatttttagataactgatttttttggttaaatatgcctagtataaaaacaaataaaagaactaaTGGTCAAAATTTAACTGTGGTTATAAAGTAGAGATCAGGCATTTACGTTTGCAGATGAAACTCTGATGTGATGTGAGGGCGTAGGACCGCTGGAGCAGGCGCACAGCACTGTGAAGCAAGGGGAGCCTTGAAGGGGAACAGAAGTCCTGATGTATTTGGGTTTTAAACATCCCTTATGGTTACTTTATGTTCACACCTCCTCAGGAACTAGTTTTCCATgttcaatcttttttttcctttcttatgtaTATTACCAGATctaatatttttgagataaagggagaaatgacagtggctaaaaatgtatttttttgtccTCTGTAATACTTCCCtatattttcaacatttgttTAGTACCCTCAACATAAATGTAGGCTcctgaaggaaatatttttaaaagtatacacaaagaaaaagaaaaagaactgccTAAGCCCTCCCTCTGGCTCTTGAGAAAGCAGAGCACAGCAGTCACAACCAAAACCGTTCCCTACCTGGAGATGATGCGGAGCTGGCTGCTCATTGTTTGAATCTGGTCTACCACACACAAAAGCTCCTGGGAACATCTTTGATCTATGCAGTTCTTGGCGATGATGCGGATAAGCCTGGCGAAGTTTTGTCCAGAAGTCGCGATTTTCCTAGCAGAGGTAATGAGCTGATCTTTGGTCTGTATCAAAGAGATGAAAGTCAGAAGTAGGTAAAGCCCTCACAGGTTTTCCAGAAGAAATCAGCGGCAAATCGTAAAGCATCCCAAACTTGCCTAGCACAATGTACTTCAGCCCCAGAGCGAACGTGTCTTAGCTTGGTCTAAAACCATAAGCTCTCGAACCTCCTCCACAGACTTCAAGACCAGCCACTCAGATGCTTACTCTCCTGAAAGCCAGCAGAATGAAGACGTCCACGCCCTTGCTTCTGTGGGGGAACTGCTGAAGGGAAAGCAGCCCAGCCTCCTGTTCGTGATCTAGCCCTTTTCCCATGGGGGCTGTGGCCTGCACTGGCTCAGGGTTAGTTTTCAGCAGGCCTAGGGCAGAAATGGGGCCCCTAAGAAGGTCCAGGTATGGGGAACATCCAGGTTGAAGGTGATCTTGGCTGCAACAAAGGTGCAAAGGTACATGTAGACTACAGCTACACGCACAGCTTCTTAGATGGGAAGTGATCCTTAATGGGTGACAGAAAACAGCGCCTTTTatccaaataaaatcttaaacataaTGGTGTATGTTGAGGCAACTAATATAGAtaaaagacagacacagacaagCTCTTTGCGTCCACTCGCTCTCTCAATGTGCTAAGTGTGGGTTTGATGGCCTGATTTCAGAATCACTGGTCTTTAGgatgagaatgaaaaagaataataaaagaatctGGTAGGGAAGGGtgagagacacccccccccccccaggctggaCAATGACTAAGGAATGCCTTTGTTCTCTGCTGGCCCACAGAAGATGTtccacaagtatttgttgagcaaaCGAAGATGTGAGCTGCCATGAAACTGTTGTGGCAAGTCTGCCATGAGATCACCTCCATGTGGGAAGGGCAAGGGCTCCCCTGAAGAGGTCTCAGAGATGCGAGTAACCACATGAGAGTAAGCGTATGCAGACCTCCACCATGAAAGGAAGTGTTtaccttttctgtctctccaagGGACCCCGTCTTCCAAttttcccacctccctcctcatctcctccagctctgagctgaagAGCTGCTGGCATGGTGGGTTCTAGATTAATGTCATGGGATCTGACGTTCTGCTTCAGGAAACCTTACGTCCCCCACCCCTGTGCTGCCAGTTTCCCCCTCaccagctattttatttatttatttatttatttattaattaaaaaaaaattttttttaacatttatttatttttgagacagagagacacagcatgaacgggggaggggcagagagagagggagacacagaatcagaagcaggctccaggcattgagccatcagcccagagcccaatgcggggctcgaacccacggaccgcgagatcgtgacccgggctgaagtcggacgcctaaccgactgagccacccaggcgcccctcaccagctattttaaattcttttctctgtttgactttGGTTGTTAAAATCTGGGAGGTATTAACATTGAGATTTGGGAGGTTTGTGGGAGAATTCTGCAGAGGCACTTCATCTTACCAGGCACTAGCCTCACtgttaaaaattatcatttgaggtgccagatggctcagtcagttaagtggccgactcttgatttcagctcaggtcatgatctcacggtttgtgagatgagccctgtcactgtcagtgcagagcctgcttgggattccctctctccctctcttcctgcccttcccccacttatgctcactcgaaacaaacattttaaaattatcatttgatttttcttttggcatttccCCTTATGTGTGCATTTCCCCAGGGAACACTCCATGGGGGAGAGGATTAGTATATTCCTGGGCCCTCAGCCACACAGCACCACCAGCACCCAAGTCCTATATAAATTAGAATACCTGAGATGTTTGGAAAGAAAATGGGAGTCGCAGGAAGTAACCACTGCCCGTTGTGATGTAACGACCCTGTGAGAAAGGGACTGTTTCAACTGGGCAGGGCAATGAAAGGTCTGGGCCTTGGGTGTGGTGGCTGCTGGGTTTGAATCAGGAAGAGGACTAAAGAGAGTTAGAACGGCCACACAGCACTGCAGGTGGTCTCCAAAAGCCAGTGGaaagccaccccctccccctctagGCTGCGCAGGCCCTGAATGGCTATCCATCAGGAGGGTGCCGCTCTGTTATTTCCATTTGGGGGAGTTTTTAAGAATCTAAATAGCTCCCTTCAGCTCATCCTTCTGGGGATATGAATGAGTCCTTGGTTTTACTGAATTGCAGTTTCCGGCAAATTACCTTCCCTGGTGCCGTAAGACCAAGATTTAGTGACTGAGcacaaaagaaagggagaaagagaagtgaaCTCTAGGACACACCCAGACAGAGGAAGAAGACAGCACATTAGAATGCTACAATCCCACTAGTCCACAGTGTGGTCTTTCTTTTCTGGGAGCTGCCCTGCCTGGCCTGGCCCACCTCCTGCAGGGCAGCAGTCGGGGGCTTCTCTTCCCCCAGGGTACCCAGCCCTGCCACCACGGCTGCCCGCTGAAGGCCAAGTACCAAGACGGGTCCTCTCCTcctcagactctgagccatcaggagCACCTCTGTAGCCATCTCGCGGGTAATCTGGATGATCCTGCTCCCCCCTTCCACGCCGCCATCCTCCGGGAGCAGCTGGTCCGGCTCAGGGCCCAGCCAGGCCAGTGGGCCTGTGGAGCCAGGTGCTGGGCTGTGCGGCTGCTCCTGCCAAAGGACAGGGTACAGCTAATGAGACTCCAGATGCTCAGGCCTTGAAACTCCTGTGCTGCTATCAAGGGCCCTCTCGCCACTTTTTGAAGAAGGGTGGGCGGAGTGCCTgtgtggcccagtcggttaaacgtcagacttcagctcaggtcatgatcccatggttcgtgagttcaagacccaaatcgggctccctgctgtcagcgcagagcccacttcagatcctctgtccccatctctcggcccctcccccactcatgcagtctctcaaaaataaataaacattaaaaaaaagaagagtgggaGTCAAGAGGTCCCTCCCATCCTGCTGATTCCCCACATGCTGGCAGCTCCAGGCAGTTTACTCCATGTGGGTAGGGAAACAGTGAATCCCTATTCCTCCAGGCTCTGTTCATCCAGAAACCTGGCATGCTGGGATCCCAGTACGGTTCAAATACCACCTGTTCTCTCCTTCTGTCAAGTTTTAGGCCTTACATGGGAGAATTTACAGCTTCTTGAGGAAATGCAGGAATCCTTGAATGTTCTAACTTTGGGACCCAGACACTTTCTCACCAATCATTCTACATGAAAGCACTTTACAGTTTTGATATGAATACTTAGGAATTCTCTCCCATGGacttccttgttaattttctagtGAGAAAGAGAGCTACCGCTGGCACCCAGAAGTGGGCAGGGCATTCAGCACTAGGCCTGGTGATTTTTTTATTGGACCCTTCGTGGAGCCTCCCCTAAGCCTTTTCCAGACTCTGGAATTGAGACAAGTTGTTCTGGCTTGGAGGCAAATCCAATAGCAGAGGATCAAGAGTggccttgatttctctctgcctcGTCTGTCAGATCCTGAGCTCCTTAGGGCAAGGGCTGTGCCCTGGGTGCgggtgggaagggaaaagggtGGGAGGGACCTCgagcctgcccccagccctgctttTTCTCCAGTCCCCCAGTGCAGCATACTAATGCCTCAGAAGGGATATAACTGTTAGGTGTCACTGTTGGAAAGGTGTGAAGTCTTGAACATGATAATAAATTCTATCGAAATTGGGAGATACAAGttctgagcctgatgcaggccccacaagcaagatcctgacctgagccgaagtcagaggctcgacacactgagccacccagacgcccctctgtGCTTGTGCGTATTGAGGCGTCATCTGGCTTCGCTATCCTTTCTTGTTGCTTCTTCAATTTAATAATTCCCTGCCTCTTCAAAACTGTTCATCAGCCTTCTGTTAGGCGGGTTGGGAATCTGAGGCAAGAGGCCTTAGGCTGTAGGGAAAAAGGCACTGTGTCTGCTCTCCTCCCAACTACTTTGGGAAGAGGGTCCCCTCTCATAGTAATGACACttcagggagaaaaaggaagagtaagggggtgggggcacaTGGTCTGATGGGCTTTGTGTTGGGAGAAGGCCCAGGGAAGGGTTTGGGAGGGTCCATGCAGCCAAGCATGAGGTCATGGAGGGGACAGATCGAGTGGTGAATAAAATGCTGGGCTGAGCACGCTTGCTAGGGAATTTCTTGGGCACTGCCAACCTACTTTGGTGATAGCCGGTATAAGTAAATCAGATGTTTGGGCTCCACAATGGCTGACTGTCCTGTCTGGTGCCTTAGAAGGAAATGACTATGTGTGGAAGGTGTTCAACAGACCCAGCGCCCTTctaataaatctttctttttgcCTGCACTGCTTCCTGCTGGATCCCCGCCATTTGCAAACAAAAGAACCCTGATTGGGACAGGGAGGTAACATCACACTGGTGCAGGCAGCATGAAGCAGCCTGACCCACAGGAGAGGTACTGTCGGTCACAGCAAAGGGGGACCATTTCCAGTTGGGCCAACGGGGAAAAACTTCACATAGGTCAGTAATTATAGCCACTACTTAGAGGACCCTTCCTATGTGCCAGACAAGTGCGAGTATTTTACATGGAAGCTTTTATTTACTCTCTGTCAGAAGAGTATCAATATTCCCATTTTCTAGACTAGAATCTTGAAGGCCAACGTAGCTAAGAAGCTTCACTGAGGTCTCAGAGCTAGGAAATGCCAGAGGCAGGCACAGCCCAGGCAGTCTGATTCCTGATCTCAGGCTCTCAAAGGCTGTACTGTGCTGCCTGCCAGATGTGAATTACACACGTGGGCACCAAGACAGCTTTTTCTGGAACTTGGCAGTGGCCTTTGGTTACTAGAAAGAGGGCGGtggtgggggagaaggaaagatgCTGGCAGTCCTACCGTGTCCAGGTCTGCTGCAATTGTCCCAGTGACGTCTGGGTCCACAGTGCAGGCCCCCCCTGAGTTCCCTGGGGTGTCTTTTGGGGCAGCACCCTGAGAATCCACACTGCCCACTGCAACAGCTCCTGAGGCACCCTCCTCACAGtggagctggggctgggcagaggccTGTTCATCCCTGGGCTTCATCACTGCCGTCTCATCAATGGGCTTCAGGCACTGGGCCAAGAGTGCCCAGGCCTTGGTGTGACCACCTTTCCAGGCCTGGAGCTGGGCCATGGCATGATGGGCTTTGGCTGCCCACTCCCACTGAAGCCAGTCCAGGGTGTGCATTCTCCACTCCTCTGAGTGTTCTTGGAGCACTGGGACCCTCTGGGCCACCTCCTGGGTGAGGACAAAAATGCTCTCCAGAGCCCTAAGAAGGCCCTCCTGGCAGGGCCCAGACTCTTGACTTCCTGCCACAATTCCCTGTGCAGCTTGGATACCAGACACCATTCTTTCCAGAGAGCTTTCTGGCCTGGCCTGAGGTTCTTTACAGACAGAGAGCCTTGGATAGAAGGCATCTTGGAAGACATGTTCATAGTCTGCGTTGATGATGCTGAGGTGGCCAGTGAGGGCCTTGGCTTGAAAGGAGAGCTCCAAGCAGAGGAGTTCAAAGCGTGTGGACAGACTGGGAGATGGTTTGGGGGAGGAGGCCAGGATCTGTGCCACATCCAGCAGAGCATCTGTGAGCACATGGATTTCCCTGCACAAAAATGAGACCTCACATTTTATCTGCACGTCCCCACACAGGAGGCCAGACAGCCTGGCAGCCTCTAGTAGCCTCTGAGAAACAGCTGCTGCCTGGGCCAACTCTTCCTGCAGTCCCTGCTGGTCCTTCACGGCCCGCCGCAGGGGCAGTAAGAACAGGCCTTGTCTCCTGCTGAGTCTCTCCATGCACTGGAGCAGGTCTTGGACAGCCACTGACCATCGAAGGCACCCATCCTCAAAGCTCTCATCCCATGACATAGGGGCTTGGAGGCTATCGAAAACCAGAACCTTGTCCAACAGCTGTTTAGCATGGGTCTCCACCTCCTCCAATCTGCCTTGCATTTGTAAAAGTGCTTCTGGATGCCCAGCTGAGTCAGGGTCCTTCTTACCCCAATCCACAGGCTCACTTTTGGCTGCTAGTTGAACCATTGAGGCCAAATTCTGCTGCAGCTCCATGAACACTGCCATGTTCCCTAGAAGATCACCTGCTGCGTTGTGACAAAAGAGCTGTTGACACAGAGGGTACCAGTCACCAGCCCTGGCTACCAAGCCCTGCCCGGTTTCCCTGGGTCTCCCAGACAGCTGGAGAGCCACTTCCGGAAGCCCACCGGTTCTAGCAGTCGTGCAAGGTTCTATCTCTGTTCCTAGGTCAACAATAGAAGGTGTTAGTGTTGGGATTTCTTGGAGTCCAGGCATCCCCTCTGACCCCAGCGGTCCCTCCCCAGCCAAGGCCTCTTGAGCTGCATCCACAGCAGCGTTTTGTTCCTGCAGGTTGGTGCTAGCTGTGGTCACTGCCTGGTGGCTCTGGCTCTCTACAGCAACGATGAATTTGCTGACGGCTGGTAGTGGAGGGTCCCCACTCTGTAGATGCATGTCAGGAATCAAAGGGTGGGAAAGATTGTTCCTCAGTGGATAGGAGATGCCTGAATTGCTTTCCCCCAACCCAGGTTCTCCCTGGTGTTCCAGTGCAGGAGTTGTGGtgtcctggaggctggggagaATAAAATAAGGTTGTTCCTTAGCAGTGTCAAACCTTTGGACTTGGTCCCGAAGCGGGCTGAGGATATCTGGGTGGTTAGTCCCATCCAGCCCTTCTTGGATGCTCTGGGCTGAACAAATCAGATGTTTTGCCATGGTTAAAAATACCTCTGTGCCCTGAGCACTATGCCCACCCAAACAGCACTCAGCAGCTGCACTCAGGAACAGGGAAGACTGCTCCAGCTGCTGGATCAAGACTCTCAGGCCATTCCGGAAAATGGGATCTCGATCTTGGTCCACATACCTGCTCATCACCTGCACTATGTGAGTGGCCCGACCCTGTAAATATGCCACAAGTTGGGGAAAGTCTCTGGAATCTCCCTTTCTCAAAGCCCATCTAAAGAAGTCCAAGTGCTTGGTCATTTCTTGAATGGACACACTCAGGAACTCAGGAATATTGAGAACATCATCAAAACATGCCAACAGGCCTTCAGATGCCCTGGTCCATGCCTGAAGCAGGGCCTGCAAGGCAGCTGGGCTCCAGTCCAGACCAGATCCTTGGGGACTTTGTGAGAAAAGTTGCTGCACTCTGACCACAAGCCCCCAAAGGCCTGCCATGGTGACCTCCATGTCTTTGCCAGTTTGTTGTCGAGGGCAGCAAACCAAGACCAAGTGAGCCACTCTGAGCATCTGCTTGGCCTGGTCAcggaaagcagcaaggaaaagcTGGAGATTCTTTGGCAAGGCCTGGCCATCACACGGGGAGCTGACTGGGCGAGTGGCCAAGGCGGCCTGGACCAGTCGTTGAAGAGGGCTTTGCGTGTCAGTGAACGTGTCCAGGATCTGGTGCAGCAGCCCAGAGCGGACTCCTTGGTACAGAGCCTCAGTGGCGGCCTGCAGCTCCGCACACTTCTGCCCGGGTTCCAGGCTCCCGAAGGCCCGGCCTTCTCCCGGATGCCTGTCGATCCGACCCAGGCGCCCGGCGCTCCGCAGCTCCAGCAGCTGGCCGCAGCGGGCCACCAGGCGCAGCCTCTCTGGCGGTGCGGAGCAGGCGGCCAGACGCATGCAGTGCCACACTATGGCCGCCAACAGGGCGTCTAGAGGGCCGCCGCGCATGCGCTCGTGCCCGGGCGCCGACAGAAGCTCGCGCAGCCGCCGCAGGCGCCAGGTGAGCGCGCCGGTCTGGGCGCTGGCCGCTGGGGCCGCGGCGCTGGGCTCCAGCTGCGCTAGCAGCTCGCCTAGGGTCTTCCTGGTCTGGGCCAGAGTGTGGCGCTGGGAAGCGGCCAGCTGCGGGTCACAAGGGCGCTGCAGGTGGCCGCGGGCGGCCTCGAGCAGCGCGGGGACACAGCCCCGCAGCAGGCGGCCGGCGTGGTCCAGGCGCTCCCCGGGCCCGTGCGCAGTCAGGCGGCCCAGGCGTAGCAGCGAGGCGGCCAGGTCCGCGAAGGGGCCGCGCAGCGAGGCCGCGTCGTCCGCGTCCTCCAGCGCGTCCAGGCAGGTCAGGCACCAACCCGCCGCCCGCACTATCTTCCTCGCCATCGCCGCGTCTTCTAGGAGCAGGACCTGTATGGGCAGCCAGGGGAAGAGAAGCTTGAAAATGCCGGCATGTTCCTGGAGCTATAGCAGAAGCAACGGCAGCtgctttccctccccaccccctccactccccccagccccctcaccccctgccacCCCCTTCACCCCATCAACCTCACCCCATGTTTTACAAACATCCCAAGGCTAAATAGTATAGAATGTCAGGGCCAAAACAAGTCATCTAGGAGCGatgtttaaggaaaatatttggcCTAACTGAAAACGTAAGGCTTCCTAAATTTGACCCACATTTAATGTGGGGTCCAACTTGGTTTTGGATTGAGTATCTCCAGGTCAGAAGAGGTACAACCAACTGTCTTATTTGGGAACCCACGTGTTACCACAAAGTGTTCAGGAAGGATTTACTATTTGGATGAGGATGATGGAGGCTGGAAAGATGGCCTGTCCAGGAAGTGACTCTGAGAATCTTTCCTAgcctgtttctgccc from Neofelis nebulosa isolate mNeoNeb1 chromosome 9, mNeoNeb1.pri, whole genome shotgun sequence includes these protein-coding regions:
- the LOC131484740 gene encoding uncharacterized protein LOC131484740 isoform X3 is translated as MESFLSEDIGSMIQNKAIERIISPMTVQLCHLIILMEKKDLENEAFACLEKMAEELAQASEDFVQVAKRLAGDSEEEWLWEEMRPTAESLVLSGRNIVLVAQKLHLQPGCQSHQEELVTTAQQILVDTTKVLLLEDAAMARKIVRAAGWCLTCLDALEDADDAASLRGPFADLAASLLRLGRLTAHGPGERLDHAGRLLRGCVPALLEAARGHLQRPCDPQLAASQRHTLAQTRKTLGELLAQLEPSAAAPAASAQTGALTWRLRRLRELLSAPGHERMRGGPLDALLAAIVWHCMRLAACSAPPERLRLVARCGQLLELRSAGRLGRIDRHPGEGRAFGSLEPGQKCAELQAATEALYQGVRSGLLHQILDTFTDTQSPLQRLVQAALATRPVSSPCDGQALPKNLQLFLAAFRDQAKQMLRVAHLVLVCCPRQQTGKDMEVTMAGLWGLVVRVQQLFSQSPQGSGLDWSPAALQALLQAWTRASEGLLACFDDVLNIPEFLSVSIQEMTKHLDFFRWALRKGDSRDFPQLVAYLQGRATHIVQVMSRYVDQDRDPIFRNGLRVLIQQLEQSSLFLSAAAECCLGGHSAQGTEVFLTMAKHLICSAQSIQEGLDGTNHPDILSPLRDQVQRFDTAKEQPYFILPSLQDTTTPALEHQGEPGLGESNSGISYPLRNNLSHPLIPDMHLQSGDPPLPAVSKFIVAVESQSHQAVTTASTNLQEQNAAVDAAQEALAGEGPLGSEGMPGLQEIPTLTPSIVDLGTEIEPCTTARTGGLPEVALQLSGRPRETGQGLVARAGDWYPLCQQLFCHNAAGDLLGNMAVFMELQQNLASMVQLAAKSEPVDWGKKDPDSAGHPEALLQMQGRLEEVETHAKQLLDKVLVFDSLQAPMSWDESFEDGCLRWSVAVQDLLQCMERLSRRQGLFLLPLRRAVKDQQGLQEELAQAAAVSQRLLEAARLSGLLCGDVQIKCEVSFLCREIHVLTDALLDVAQILASSPKPSPSLSTRFELLCLELSFQAKALTGHLSIINADYEHVFQDAFYPRLSVCKEPQARPESSLERMVSGIQAAQGIVAGSQESGPCQEGLLRALESIFVLTQEVAQRVPVLQEHSEEWRMHTLDWLQWEWAAKAHHAMAQLQAWKGGHTKAWALLAQCLKPIDETAVMKPRDEQASAQPQLHCEEGASGAVAVGSVDSQGAAPKDTPGNSGGACTVDPDVTGTIAADLDTEQPHSPAPGSTGPLAWLGPEPDQLLPEDGGVEGGSRIIQITREMATEVLLMAQSLRRRGPVLTKDQLITSARKIATSGQNFARLIRIIAKNCIDQRCSQELLCVVDQIQTMSSQLRIISRA